TTACTTTGCAAGCCTTGCAGAGTACGTGGAACAATATTTGCCAGAAAATAGCATCAATATCAATTTTCTAGGAGAGAAGGGTATGGGTGAGAATGAGTTCATAAGGCAATCTACAACACAAGAGAAAAATAATAATAAAGTAACTGTAAGTAATGTAAACGTAGATAGTGTAAATTTGATTGAGGAAAAGCTCAATGGGGAAGAGCTGCATGGAAAAAATTTGGATGTAGTAAAAACACCTGAAAGCGCATTTTATTTCTCTATTTACTTGGTAGCACTTACTGGATGGCTAATTTTTCTCAGGCTATCAAATTCTCGTAAGACCTTAAAAAATCGAATGACTACTCTACAATACTTCAATCAAGTTGCCTGTAGAACCTGTCTATTTTTTACAAATAATCAGTATCTCAAGTGTGCAGTACACCCGTCTACTGTCCTAAAACAACAAGCGATTAACTGCTCTGACTATTGGTTTCAAGATGGGTAAATTTCTTTAATAAATTACAGCTCCAAGTAGAATGACAGTCAATACTAAAGCTTAAATAACCCGCAGATGGAGACAGCATGTGCATCTAGGAAAGTGGATTGGTTTACTCGCCCTTGTTATCTCTCTTTACATTCTGTGGCAAATCCGGCAAGTCGTTTTACTGGTATTTGCAGCTGTAGTCTTGGCAACAGCCTTAAACCGAGTCGTGCGAAAACTTCAGCAATCCCGCATTAAGCGAGGTATTGCTATTGCCATCACAGTTGTTGTGTTACTGACTCTGATTAGTGGCTTCTTCTTGGTGATTGTGCCACGGATTGTCGAACAATTGCAACAACTGGTCAATGTCTTGCCGCAAGTCTCAGCAAGGCTGCGTACATGGAGCGACTGGCTACAAGCTGTAATTCCAGGGCAAATGTTAGAACGGGTCCGTGCTCTAGAGAATATCCCTCAACAACTTCAAACTTGGTTAGCTCGGCTACTTGGTAACTTCTTTGTCTTGCTGAATAACTCACTTGCCGTACTCTTAAGCTTGTTGCTGTTTTTAGTTTTGACCATCATGCTGTTGGCGAACCCCCCCAATACCGACGAGTTTTTGTACTGGCGTTTCCTGCCTTCTATCGGCGGCGAGTCGATGAGATTCTGTCTGAATGTGAAACCTCTTTGGTTGGCTGGATTAGAGGCACTCTCTTAGCGATGGTCGTCATTGCTTTCGTGTCCTTTATTGGTCTATCAGTTTTAGGAGTGCCACTACCGTTTGTCAATGCCGCTTTGGCAGGCTTATTAGAGTTTATCCCCAATGTCGGACCCGTCTTGAGTGTAGTCCCACCGATGTTACTTGCCTTGCTGGATGCACCTTGGAAGGCAGGTGCAGTGCTACTTCTATATATTGCAATTCAGCAGTTCGAAAGTCTGGTTTTAGTACCCTTAATCATGAAGCAAGAGGTGGATCTGATGCCAGTGTTCACCATATTAGCAGTGGTAGTTTTCGCTAGCTTTTTCGGTTTCTTGGGCTTATTTCGCTATTCCACTATTGATTGTGACCCAGATTTGCTTGAAAGAAATTTTGGTCAAAGATATACTCAACAAATGGCAGCCAGAGGTAAAAGATAACTGAATAAGGGGGTCTAAATCTTCCTAAGTAAGTGCATTGGAAAGGTAATGGTTAACCACTATATTTTTGGTATAGGTGTGAGTGCCAATTCTCTTAATAATGTTTTTGCAACCTACACCATCAAGCTTTTCTAGGACGAAGGGTAAATAGGTATCGGAATTTAACTTGTCTACAAAGCCAATCGATCGCTATCGGCACATAAATGCCCGCGATAGTCCCTACAAAGATGTAGATAAACGGTTCTGTAATGCCGACGAGCTTTTGGAGTACAATCCTCATCCCGGATGCGACGATCGTATGAATCACATAGATTTGTAGCGACAATAGCCCCCACAGCTTTACAAAATTACCTAATTGGAATCGTTCTAACAAAATTGCCAGGGCAATTACAGCACTTATACCAATTATCGCAATGAACAGAACAAGCGATTGATGCTCAACCAGTTGGAGCCAGACCGATGCCGCTATTAACAGAAATCCATTGATAGTGACTGAAATTAAAACAGGAGTGTTGACTTTACTCAGTCTAGATAATAGGTTACTACTAGCAATGATTGCGCCAAATGCAAAATAAATTGTGTAAGAACAAACTAGGTCTGGAACTGTCCAAGAAACAGAAGTAATCCCTAGTAAATGCAAGCAATATAGAAAAATAGAAAAACCTAAAAAATGAACAGGAGAAGCCACTAGTTTATGGGCAACTCTATAAAGCATCATGACAACAAACAGAATGTAGAGAAACCAAAATATGAAGACTGGTTCGTAGATAATTCGCCAAAGATTAGTCAATGATATTGAACTATTAGTATAGCCGGACATAGTTGCTATCAGCACACTTTGAATGATTGACCACACAAAATAGGGATAGGCAATAGTTTGTAGTTTGTCTAAAACGAAATCTTTCAGAGGTTTTGATGTGGAACCTAGTATCAACAATCCTGAAAGGAAAAAGAAGAGTGGCATATGGAAAGCATAAAGCCACTGATCGATCAGCTTAGCTGGTAAAGGATTAAGGATCGAGCTATCAGTCAAACCTCGGCACACATGCCCAATTACTACTAAAAAAATACCAATACCTTTCGCATAATCAATCCAATGAATTCGGTTTGGTAAGGGTGAATTCATACTTCTTAGCCACGTAGTCATCTAAATTGAAACTCCTGTAAACTTGGCTCCCAACATTTCCTCTACCTCACCCGAGAGCGGGTCTCGACTGTAACGCACTCTACTTGAGTTCCTGAAACTTTTCCAGCGCTGCAACCATGAGGGGAGGCCAACGGCGAACATGTGCAACCCAGTTGATGTCTTTGTAGCGCTGATCCAGTCCAACTGCTGCAACCCAGTTACTTTCAGCTTCGCCGTGTTTTCCTTGTTCCCATAAAACAGCAGTAAGGGCAGCCCGCATATCAGCAAAGCTGGGATATTTTCGGACTATATTCCGCATCGTGCGAATCGCTTCTGCAGTTTTACCAGTTTGATATAGGGCAAGGGCGTAGTTAGCACGGGCAAAGGCAAAATTGGGAGCGATCTCAGTTGATTTATGATAGTCAGCGATCGCCTCTTCCCACTTTCCTAACCCAGCTTCGGCATTCCCCCGGTTGTTGTATGCCATTGCATCATTAGGATCGAGTTCCAGCACGTGATTATAATCTGCGATCGCTTCTTCCCACTTGCCTAATCCTTCCAAGGCAGCGCCACGATTCAGGTAGGGGTCAGTAGCACTAGGGGCTAGTTCTATCGCTTCGTTATAGTCGGCGATCGCCGCTTCTAATTTGTTCTGGCTCACTCTAGCATTACCCCGGTTACTCAAGGCAGCCGGGTTATCAGGAAACTTCTCAATAATCTGCGTCCAGTAAGTTTCAGCGATGGCAAAATCCCCGCTCTCAGTAGCACTCAAGGCTTTCTGTGCTAGTTCATCCAGTTGTTGAAACTGCTCTGGTGTCAGGTTAGGTGGCTGCGATGCCATCACTGGCACAGCTGAACTAAATACGAGCCAAACACTCAGCAAAATCAGAATTAAGCGAATCATAGGTAAGCCCTCAGTCGTCAGGCAATTTAAATTGCAGAACTAACTATTAATCCAAAATCGAATCATGACAGTAAAGAAAGCTGTTCGTTTGGAGGAGTGTAGCCCAGGTGTTTGTAAGCAGATCGGGTGGCTACACGACCGCGAGACGTGCGTTGTAGGTAGCCAATTTGCATCAGGTAAGGCTCATAAACTTCCTCAATTGTTTGGATATCCTCACCTGTGGCAGCAGCCATTGTCTCTATGCCTACTGGTCCACCGTTAAATTGTTCAATCATTACACTCAGCATCCGTCTGTCTGTCCAATCTAAACCACACGGATCTACCTGAAACAGCTCCAGCGCTTCTGCTGCTACATCCTGAGTAATTGGTCCAGCTGCTTTGACTTCCGTATAGTCTCGTACCCGTTTCAGCAGTCGGTTAGCAATTCGAGGTGTCCCCCGAGAGCGACGGGCAATTTCTAACGCCCCATCTTCTGTAATCGGTGTTTTGAGTAACTGAGCTGTTCGCAGCGCAATTTGACTCAGTTCATCTGGCTCATAAAAGCGTAGTCGTTGAATTGAACCAAAGCGATCGCGCAGTGGTGATGAGAGTGCCCCTACGCGAGTTGTTGCCCCTACCAGCGTAAATCGTGGCAGCGGCAGACTCCGAGTTTTAGCACTGGAACCCTTACCAATTGTGATATCTAATCGATAATCCTCCATTGCTGGGTAAAGGATTTCCTCCGTCATCCGTGCCAGGCGATGGATTTCATCGATAAACAGGATGTCTCCCGGTTTCAGACTCACTAGTAGCCCTACAATGTCCCGTGGACGCTCTAGCGCTGGCGCACTGGTGATTTTGCAGTCTACCCCCATCTCGGCAGCTAAAATCAGCGACATTGTAGTTTTACCCAAACCAGGAGGACCATATAGCAGCAGGTGATCGAGTGTTTCACCTCTAGCTTTGGCTGCTTTGATGGCAATATCTAGAACTT
This window of the Chroococcidiopsis sp. CCMEE 29 genome carries:
- a CDS encoding tetratricopeptide repeat protein; its protein translation is MIRLILILLSVWLVFSSAVPVMASQPPNLTPEQFQQLDELAQKALSATESGDFAIAETYWTQIIEKFPDNPAALSNRGNARVSQNKLEAAIADYNEAIELAPSATDPYLNRGAALEGLGKWEEAIADYNHVLELDPNDAMAYNNRGNAEAGLGKWEEAIADYHKSTEIAPNFAFARANYALALYQTGKTAEAIRTMRNIVRKYPSFADMRAALTAVLWEQGKHGEAESNWVAAVGLDQRYKDINWVAHVRRWPPLMVAALEKFQELK
- a CDS encoding acyltransferase family protein, with product MNSPLPNRIHWIDYAKGIGIFLVVIGHVCRGLTDSSILNPLPAKLIDQWLYAFHMPLFFFLSGLLILGSTSKPLKDFVLDKLQTIAYPYFVWSIIQSVLIATMSGYTNSSISLTNLWRIIYEPVFIFWFLYILFVVMMLYRVAHKLVASPVHFLGFSIFLYCLHLLGITSVSWTVPDLVCSYTIYFAFGAIIASSNLLSRLSKVNTPVLISVTINGFLLIAASVWLQLVEHQSLVLFIAIIGISAVIALAILLERFQLGNFVKLWGLLSLQIYVIHTIVASGMRIVLQKLVGITEPFIYIFVGTIAGIYVPIAIDWLCRQVKFRYLFTLRPRKA
- the ruvB gene encoding Holliday junction branch migration DNA helicase RuvB; amino-acid sequence: MAIISSKKQPQEEGQPKHKQRLGSRQSRQAAPAEELLQAKATPDEQGKQEQSIRPQRFADYIGQKDLKEVLDIAIKAAKARGETLDHLLLYGPPGLGKTTMSLILAAEMGVDCKITSAPALERPRDIVGLLVSLKPGDILFIDEIHRLARMTEEILYPAMEDYRLDITIGKGSSAKTRSLPLPRFTLVGATTRVGALSSPLRDRFGSIQRLRFYEPDELSQIALRTAQLLKTPITEDGALEIARRSRGTPRIANRLLKRVRDYTEVKAAGPITQDVAAEALELFQVDPCGLDWTDRRMLSVMIEQFNGGPVGIETMAAATGEDIQTIEEVYEPYLMQIGYLQRTSRGRVATRSAYKHLGYTPPNEQLSLLS